In the genome of Myripristis murdjan chromosome 21, fMyrMur1.1, whole genome shotgun sequence, the window ACAGggataatacattttttattcctttatttatgtATCCTGGTATGTTTGCTCGCATATTATGACTCcatatgagatttttaaaaaaaaaaaaatgcctcaaagTGGATTAAACCACTCCAAATGCACTGTAAAGTGTAAAGTCACTAAAGGAATATTGAGAGATAATTAACTGAATGTTATAGGTGATATTATGGTGATATCACAGACATAGCTCATATAGAAACTGTGGGTCTATGcaacttccacagcaaaactaCAGATCACCGCaggaataatatttttttattcttttatttatgtattgtgGTATATCTGCTTGCTTATTATGGTACCATATGATAATGAAAATGCCTCAAAGTAGATTAAACCCCTATGAAGTCTCACAAGTCACTATAGGAATACTGTAAGAATATTAACTGAATGTTTTGGGTGATATTATGGTGATGTCACAGACACACCTCATATAGAAATCTTACAGTATGTGGATCTTGTAACTGaaactcattcatttatttcagatgTAGGTTAATTTCTTGGTTATATTCCACAATATGAATAGCTGATaggggtttttattttttgactaGCAGGTCATCTTAACTTTCCAGGAAAAGGCTGGTAATTCTTcaatgttaataaaataaataaataaataaataaataaataaaaaatttagtATATTGCTCACATCTGCTGTTTCAGAGTCGTATATCAGTCCTTTGAGCCAGTGGGAAGACGGGACAGTGCTGAGACAGGTAgggaattttctctttattcacattttaatttaattacatattaagttttttattcttcatttattttacttgattttAACTGTATAAAAATGACTTCTTTACATTTCCATACATGCCAGCAGTTATCAGCATGTTTGATGGCGCTAATGGTAAACAACTTTTATTATTCAGATATATAACAGAAAATATATACTTGCCAAAAAGGGATATTCCACCCAAAATAGGTCTAGTGCTACATTTTCACCTCATTTAAGCTCATTACCATGTTCTCTGCACTTGAAATGTGATGTTGCACCACAGATGTAAATTCTAAATCTATTTCATAAGCCGtccaatcagtcagtcaataaatGAATCTTTACagccaaataaaaataatccctGTATGGATTTTCTAAGTAGCTCTGTCAGCTCCACTGTAATTTCCCCAGCGTCTCTCggggtgtttctgtgtttgcacGCCGCTGCCCTGCTGCCCTCATCTTATTAAAGTGTACTTACAGTCACACGGTGTTTCCATCTAAGTGTTGGTTTCAAGTGTTTTACATTTACACGTGGAAACGGGTCAGTCCTCATGAGCTGTGGGCAGCTGAGGGAGCAGAGCACCGGGAAATCCACcccaacacacaaaacacacgtGTGATCTGATGAAGACGCCTCAGAGCGGGCCgagttttcactttttaatcTTGATTTATTCATCCGGGAAGGCTGGCAAACTGCAGATTGAGGTGTTTTGGCTGGAAATGAGTTTTAGGAATCAGTGgaaatttctgttttgagctcagacagacagaaaaagaggatgTACCTGCACATTTTCTGTATCCTACTCTCAGTGGAAAACATGAATGGTTCCTATGTTATAgattttgaataaaatgtaaaaaaaaaaaaaaaaaaaaaaaaaaagtgctaaaattttgttttttcctgccacAAAATTAGGAAAGTTCACTTAAGCCCCGTTTAACTCTAAATCCTGCAGTTCTCGGGCAGAAATAACCTCACTGGATGAGTTAAACCTCTGCGggtcaaaaatcaaatcaacattttacttttttccttctGTAATCTCGTCCTCGAGGCATAAATGAGCCGTAAGTGTCGTCATGTTGGACTCTGACTCTTCCACTTCCAGTAAATGCTGCCCTCTGAGACGAGCTACACATTATGAATAAGTCAGACCCCTATGACTGCCACTAACAcataaaatgaattattaattgtttttactATAGCTTAACTCTCTGCAACACAGCTGATGTTTTAACCACAGAAAAACTGATCTTCAATGCTAAACTGGTCAGAAAAAATGCCAATAAATGAGTGTAGTGCCACACACAGGCCCAGTTTGTTCATGTAAATCTGCTGTTATTAAGATAATAAACCCACAGTGACAggatttatgttttaatgaaCTTTACTGCAGCAGACGGTGCTGCCTGTGTCACGCTGCTGATCCCGCTGGATTAGCTGAGGCAGCGTGGCGACACCCTCAGGTCCAACGTCGAAtctcatttctgctgtttggatCAGCGGAGGGAAGGCGACGCCGAGTCCTCAGAGGAAACGAGTCAAGTCATTGACTCTTTCaggaatttgaatttgaatttattataggatagccccttgagatgaaACATCTCATTTGCAAGGGGGTCCCTTGCAAATGAGGTCGTTGACGAATATTTTTCGTCATCGTCTTCGCTGATGATGTTAGGTGAAGAGAGGTGAGGAGGTCATTTCCTTTGCAGGCCAGTCAGCCTCGAGGGAGCGTGACAGAGGGCGTGgctcagtgcaaaaaaaacaaaaaaaaacaaacatgaaaccCGTCCGACCCGACTCAACCAACCTTCGCCTCTGATTGGCCGTCGTGGCTGAGCTCAGATCAGCTTGAAGCCACGAACAGACTCACACGGGCGAAGAAGAAAATTTTATTCAAGTACAAGAAGGCTCTCAGCTCGCAGCCGAGACTCAGCGCTGCTCGAGCTCAGCCACGACGGCCAATCAGAGGCGAAGGTTGGTTGAGTCGGGTCGGACGggtttcatgtttgtttttttttttgcactgagcCACGCCCTCTGTCATGCTCCCTCGAGGCTGACTGGCCTGCAAAGGAAATGACCTCCTCACCTCTTCACCCACAGGGTTTCAGTGTTAACATCATCAGCGACGacaatgatgaaaaatattCGTCAACGACCTTTTTTCCATGACGAAGATGAAGATGAGCTAAAAATAGATCACAGATAATAACAACTATGACCACGTGTGTGTCTGGTTTTCGTTGATGAGACGAAATCTCACGTACctcctgcagtactccaatgtACCTCTAGGGGGACCCccatttgaaaaccactgcattaCCCTGTAAGAAGTGGGCTGTCTTCTCCACGGATTTCAAACCAGACCGACATGGCGGCTCTTTTTCGAAAGTTTCTTTGACATTAGGAAACAGTTCAGAGAAATGTGTCTCTGAAAACATTTGAGGCAGAAATAAAGCCTCCAGCTGCTGAGTCTGTCTTCATCTCAGATCCAAGACGGGTTGTTTAAAAGTTTCTCAGGAGTTTACAGAGGCGGCGACTTGGGATGTGGTGCCTAGGCTAGACCtgaactttatgcaaatgaggagacgccGACATGACGCCACGTCTCTTGAAATGCAACACGGCACTTACTTTCGTGAGCTCGTGTCATTCAAAAACACGGAAGTTCATGTAATTTGCATCGCCCGCTGCAAATTCAAATCTATCAGCGCCCTTACATTGACTTTGTTTGGAATCACGCCACGGTAAAAACAGTGCGGCACATTTGACGGTTTGCagggaaaagcttcttctgcaaagtaagataaatgtagtgcagcTAAAAAGCAAAACGTTTGgggcgccctggtagctcacctggtagagcgtgtaCTGCTGTGAAGGCTTCGTCCTGATCGCAGCgccctgggtttgaatccaatcTCAGGCCCTTTGCTCCTCTCTCCGCTGCCTGtcagataaagcagaaatgacaaaaagtaatCTGGTAAACCAGAGTTCCCTCTGAAATCTGGAGCAGGAGAAGCAGAGGGTCTCTCTGGATGGTGAGGCAGGCagagctgcaggtgaggagaatCCTGTTTCAGGGTGGATTTCCTCTGGGAGTCGGACTGAAGAGGAGAGACACTCGGTTCAGGGTTAAATGGCCTCAGGTCGTCTCAGACGCTCCTCCGGCTGATTGGTGTCACTCTGAAGACGGCGGCAGGATCGCACCGCCATCACCAGCAGctgggaaaataataataatcacactGCACTTGTTTTATATAGATACTGCAGggtaaatgtcaaaaaaaaaaactgcaaatgagtgaaaaatcaaacataGAAAGAGGTAATATGACAAGAGAAAGCTTCTCTTAGATTTTCCCAGTGTAGCTGATTTTTCtgtattgatttgatttttcatgattttttaacAATGCagtaaataatagtaatagtaatatcactacaacatttttttattattataacattGTGTTATTCCACAATTGacttcttttgttttctgtaatgtcttgatatgaaaagtaaaaccctaactaactaactaaccctTTCTAGGAAGCTGTGTGGAACACTTTAAAGGGATGGAAAactacaatattttttccattttccatctttattttccatttccattaatGAGTGTGGAAACATCCGGAAACAGAGGTAATCTTGCACAATGTGTGTTATAGTACTTAATTTTTGTCTGAGTAACCCTCAGTGAAGCGTCCCGTGTGTCTGCAGGCTCCAGACGCTCAGACGAGAGGAGACCTGGGCCGGGGGGCGTGGAGTGACGAGGACGAGGTGAGGCAAAGTTCAGATAAAGGTGCAACACGCCGCATTTTTAACTTGAGTTTCCTGACATTCAGGCTCACAGTTCACACCTGAACAGATGCAGAAtctacatgaataaaaaatagagaaatatgTATGCATGATTgtacaacataaaaatataaaactgtgtATCGACATACATGCACGCAGGCGTACATTCATGCTcatacattcacaaacacacctgtaaacaaacacacagccacacatgcacaaacagccaaatacaacacaaacacacaaaaacaaaacccacatCAGTATATCAGTGTTAAGACACTGAACCACACTAAGAGCTCAGCATGCAGGCCACTGTCAGCCAAAGACTAcgtttcccatcagccccgttGCTTCCtgcccgccccccccccccccccccccctcccccccttcaaaacaacaaaaacccatttaaaaaataaaaatatgacagtGTATTAGATTAGAGCCGAGGGAGATGGTAGTATTCATAGAAAAAAATTGGAGAATTtgatattaaattaataaatttacaagaaaaaaactcacaaatttgagaaaaaaaaaaatatttctgaggatttttcccagtttttttcttacaaatttgtgactttagaATCTCAGAATTATCAAGTTTTTTATTCAcgaatttgtgagtttttgctTGTAAACTTACcagtttaatctcagagaatattcaagttttttctcataaatttttaaattaatctaggaaattctgaggttttttttctgagtataacccccctccctcagctctgtaaatttgttttctctctacagtggccctaataagctgtcatatgaaaatgtatgtatttatatatatattctttaatCTTACGCTGCATGTGTCTCCTCACAGGAGCAGGTCCAGAATGTTTTCAAAAGAGTAAGTTTCCCTCTCGCTGTCGTTTGTCCATGATTCCTCTTTTTGttgcccagcagcagcagcaggtcactgactgactgtgtcCTTCTTCTGTTTTCAGTTCCTGTTTCATTACTCTAAAGCACGAAACTCAGTCGGAGCCGTTCAGCACAAGGTGAGCCACAGGGCGGTGGGAGAGAGCTGCCATCTTTTAAATCGTCGACTCCTTGTTATGTGACGCTGCTGATTTTACAGATTTAATACTGGCTGTGCAAAACCAGGATCCCTTTAAAATATTCTCAGTTGGAGGCTGAAAAAACATTATGGAGTTTTGTGCATGGAATAACTAATTCTCAAAGACCTTAAAAGTTCcctttaatcattttaatgggGCCCTTAACTGCTGAAGTAAATCAAGAGGCACCAATTCTTCCATAGTTTTACCTGAATTTGCAGTTTATGTGTCTGAAATGCCACCTAAAACCTAAAAACATAAACTGACACTTTAAatggattagggttagggttagttcaCCATTAAGGCCTTCACTTATTCCTTAAACGCTATTTAAGTTAAGGGACAATGAAGAATGCCTTGATCGTCCCttaaattcaaacaaacactgagatAACCCTGGGATACACCTTACTTTTAAAGTTACTTGTCGCCAGTTTAGTGAGTTTAAGGCATCCAGTCTTGAAATTAAGAGTTTTTTAAGGAGTGTAGTGTGTTTTCAGGGGATAACTGAGGCCGTATTGAGGGATTTGTGGTGAAAATCTAAATTTGTAGTGAAATGTCTTTCCACAGATTATCAGCCGACTCAGTTCAGttgtaaataaaacatctgcaagCAAAAATATCTTTTATTACATTTGGATTAGCAACAGGAGAAATTTTTACTCATGAAAGCAAAAATCACTACgcagccgagctttgttcaaactttAATTCAAAAGGACTTTAATTCACATTCTAGctgagatcctgaggtttccaaagatcccaaacatgagctgctggattccagggaaatgtgtctaaaatgatgcaggacacatgtagatcttttctatttgatgtgattctgcagccataaaacaacagcatctctactttgaatatttccctcagtatcagagagatggagcttcagtgaagatACAGTAAGGGGAAAAATGCTTTGAAGCTAGTTAAGGGAAAATGTAAGGGAAAACCACAGTTTAAGCACGTGAATGTTGaagttttaatttgaaaggGAGCATATATACGTGGAAATGGAAACCTGGTAAAAGCTGGAGTGAGTTTTTGTTTGAACTCTGCGGCTGCAGCTCCTGTTGAGGTTTGAAGTGACTTTTGATCCTGCAGAAAGTAAAACAAGTCACTTTTACAGCGTTTACACTGACGCTGCTCTTTTCCCTCTGCAGTCTCACTCAGTTCACCCTCTGC includes:
- the nms gene encoding neuromedin-S — its product is MSLPTVKQLCLLHLFWCLGCWSAQAESYISPLSQWEDGTVLRQAPDAQTRGDLGRGAWSDEDEEQVQNVFKRFLFHYSKARNSVGAVQHKSHSVHPLLRLSPKLSQKKKKQLVLVKIRALPELL